One window of Saccharopolyspora phatthalungensis genomic DNA carries:
- the lpdA gene encoding dihydrolipoyl dehydrogenase has translation MTDTPADLVILGGGSGGYACAFRAAELGLSVVLIEKDKLGGTCLHRGCIPTKALLHAAEVADSARDADQFGVRAALEGIDIDGVNKYKDGIVASLYKGLQGLAKAHKVTLVEGAGTLVDAKTVEVNGTRYTGKNVVLATGSYSKTLPGLELGGKIIASEQALNLDFVPEKVVVLGGGVIGVEFASVWRSFGADVTIVEALPSLVPNEDEFASKRLERAFRKRGIKFKTGVKFTGAQQTDAGVSVSLENGETYDADLLLVAVGRGPNTAGHGFEEVGVHMERGFVRTDERLRTNLPGVYAVGDIVPGLQLAHRGFQQGIFIAEDIAGLVPQAIDEAGIPRVTYCHPEVASVGLTEAAAKEQYGSVETFTYDLAGNGKSQILKTQGAVKLVRATDGPVVGLHLVGDRVGELIGEAQLIYNWEALPEDVAPLVHAHPTQTEALGEAHLALAGKPLHVHG, from the coding sequence GTGACCGACACGCCCGCCGATCTGGTCATTCTCGGCGGCGGTTCGGGCGGCTACGCCTGCGCCTTCCGCGCGGCCGAGCTAGGCCTGTCCGTCGTCCTTATCGAAAAGGACAAGCTCGGAGGGACCTGCCTGCACCGAGGCTGCATCCCGACCAAGGCGCTGCTGCACGCCGCCGAGGTTGCCGACTCCGCCCGCGATGCCGACCAGTTCGGCGTCCGAGCCGCCCTCGAAGGCATCGACATCGACGGCGTCAACAAGTACAAGGACGGCATCGTCGCCAGCCTGTACAAGGGCCTGCAGGGCCTGGCCAAGGCGCACAAGGTGACCCTGGTCGAGGGCGCCGGGACCCTGGTGGACGCCAAGACCGTGGAGGTCAACGGCACCCGCTACACCGGCAAGAACGTGGTCCTGGCCACCGGCTCCTACTCCAAGACGCTGCCGGGCCTGGAATTGGGCGGCAAGATCATCGCCAGCGAGCAGGCGCTCAACCTCGACTTCGTCCCGGAGAAGGTCGTCGTGCTCGGCGGCGGCGTGATCGGCGTGGAATTCGCCAGCGTGTGGCGTTCCTTCGGCGCGGACGTGACCATCGTCGAAGCCCTCCCGAGCCTGGTTCCCAACGAGGACGAGTTCGCGTCCAAGCGCCTGGAACGTGCGTTCCGCAAGCGGGGCATCAAGTTCAAGACCGGTGTGAAGTTCACCGGCGCGCAGCAGACCGACGCCGGCGTCTCGGTGAGTCTGGAGAACGGCGAGACCTACGACGCCGACCTGCTGCTGGTCGCGGTCGGTCGCGGCCCGAACACTGCCGGGCACGGCTTCGAGGAAGTCGGCGTGCACATGGAGCGCGGCTTCGTCCGCACCGACGAGCGGCTGCGCACCAACCTGCCGGGCGTCTATGCCGTCGGCGACATCGTGCCCGGCCTGCAACTGGCGCACCGCGGTTTCCAGCAGGGCATCTTCATCGCCGAGGACATCGCCGGGCTCGTGCCGCAGGCGATCGACGAGGCCGGCATCCCGCGCGTCACCTACTGCCACCCGGAGGTCGCCTCGGTGGGCCTGACGGAGGCCGCGGCGAAGGAACAGTACGGCTCGGTGGAGACGTTCACCTACGACTTGGCCGGTAACGGCAAGAGCCAGATCCTCAAGACCCAAGGCGCGGTCAAGCTGGTCCGCGCGACCGACGGCCCGGTGGTCGGCCTGCACCTGGTCGGCGACCGCGTCGGTGAGCTCATCGGCGAGGCGCAGCTGATCTACAACTGGGAGGCCCTGCCGGAGGATGTCGCTCCGCTGGTGCACGCCCACCCCACCCAGACCGAAGCCCTGGGCGAGGCGCACCTCGCCCTGGCCGGCAAGCCGCTGCACGTGCACGGCTGA
- a CDS encoding oxidoreductase, which yields MGLFGRFRGKRSGGVRGASSGDVEHLINWAAQRRGVEGYLEPRTTVTETTLMLIAHDGEWTRRRVDGPSAAHRLTRKIGIPLYEVSKVGYPQRMRDYQARQRILRDRARRAADG from the coding sequence GTGGGCCTGTTCGGTCGGTTCCGCGGGAAGCGGTCCGGCGGGGTGCGCGGCGCGAGTTCGGGGGACGTCGAGCACCTGATCAACTGGGCCGCACAGCGCCGAGGCGTTGAGGGATACCTGGAACCGCGCACGACGGTGACCGAGACGACGCTGATGCTGATCGCGCACGACGGCGAGTGGACCCGGCGGCGCGTGGACGGCCCGTCGGCAGCGCACCGGCTGACCCGCAAGATCGGTATCCCGCTTTACGAGGTGTCCAAGGTCGGCTACCCGCAGCGGATGCGGGACTACCAGGCGCGCCAGCGCATCCTCCGAGACCGGGCCCGGCGAGCCGCCGACGGCTAG
- a CDS encoding OsmC family protein — MTESTPAAPNAARHGYQVDVVWTGNTGQGTSSYRSYERTHEVRAVGKDAIGASADPVFLGDADRYNPEELLVASLSQCHMLWFLHLAAECGVVVTGYHDHARGILAENPDGSGQFEEVQLAPVVTVADRASVDVAEALHQRAHELCYIAKSVTFPVNCAPTTRIAN, encoded by the coding sequence ATGACCGAATCGACACCGGCCGCGCCCAACGCGGCCCGGCACGGCTACCAGGTCGATGTGGTGTGGACCGGCAATACCGGACAGGGCACCAGCTCGTACCGCAGCTACGAACGCACCCACGAGGTACGCGCGGTCGGCAAGGACGCCATCGGCGCCTCCGCGGACCCGGTCTTCCTGGGCGACGCGGACCGCTACAACCCCGAAGAGTTGCTGGTCGCATCGCTGTCGCAGTGCCACATGCTCTGGTTCCTGCATCTCGCGGCGGAGTGTGGCGTGGTGGTCACCGGCTACCACGACCACGCGCGCGGGATCCTCGCCGAGAACCCGGACGGCTCCGGGCAATTCGAGGAAGTGCAGCTGGCACCGGTGGTCACCGTGGCTGATCGGGCGAGCGTCGACGTGGCCGAAGCGCTGCACCAGCGGGCCCACGAACTCTGCTACATCGCGAAGTCGGTCACCTTCCCGGTCAACTGCGCCCCGACCACGCGCATCGCGAACTAG
- a CDS encoding leucyl aminopeptidase codes for MTTPKLALTDTAVAKLTVDALIVATVQGSDGLQLAPGTDQVAAAYDGDLLKVLTSLGATGKADEVVRLPAGGKLRAGIVVAVGLGKPAANGGVSGEAVRRASGAVARALNGVEHAATTLSALDLSAAVQGTVMGAYAFTKYKSQSGGDLVSKVDFVVDDAKADANAHALKGATAIGEAVNTARDLINTPPNDLFPASFAERAAELGRAAGLEVEVLDDNALRKQGFGGIVGVGAGSARPPRLVRLRHKGPKATKKVALIGKGITFDTGGISIKPAASMEDMTSDMSGAAAVIATMLLAARLNYPLEITATVPMAENMPSGTAYRPGDVLTMYGGKTVEVLNTDAEGRLILVDAITRACEDEPDYLIETSTLTGAQLVALGKRTPGVMGSDDFRDRVARLSQAVGEGGWPMPLPEELRGDLDSKLADLANITGHRWGGMLAAGIFIQEFVADDVQWAHLDIAGPSYNTNAPWGYTPKGGTGVPVRTIAAVLADIADQG; via the coding sequence GTGACGACCCCGAAACTCGCACTCACCGACACCGCGGTGGCCAAGCTGACCGTGGACGCGCTCATCGTCGCAACCGTGCAGGGCTCCGACGGCCTGCAACTCGCCCCCGGCACCGACCAGGTCGCCGCCGCCTACGACGGAGACCTTTTGAAGGTGCTCACTTCGCTGGGCGCGACCGGCAAGGCGGACGAGGTCGTCCGGCTGCCCGCCGGAGGCAAGCTGCGCGCGGGCATCGTGGTCGCCGTCGGCCTGGGCAAGCCCGCGGCCAACGGCGGCGTTTCCGGCGAGGCGGTGCGCCGGGCATCCGGAGCCGTGGCCCGCGCGCTGAATGGCGTCGAGCACGCGGCGACGACGCTGTCCGCTCTGGACCTGTCGGCGGCCGTGCAGGGCACGGTGATGGGTGCCTACGCTTTCACGAAGTACAAGTCGCAGTCGGGCGGCGACCTGGTGTCCAAAGTGGACTTCGTGGTCGACGACGCCAAGGCCGACGCGAATGCGCACGCGCTGAAGGGCGCCACCGCGATCGGCGAGGCGGTCAACACCGCCCGCGACCTGATCAACACCCCGCCCAACGACCTGTTCCCGGCCTCCTTCGCCGAGCGCGCCGCCGAGCTCGGGCGCGCCGCGGGCCTAGAGGTCGAGGTGCTCGACGACAACGCGCTGCGCAAGCAGGGTTTCGGCGGCATCGTCGGCGTCGGCGCCGGTTCCGCCCGTCCGCCACGCCTGGTGCGGCTGCGGCACAAGGGTCCGAAGGCGACCAAGAAGGTCGCGCTGATCGGCAAGGGCATCACCTTCGACACCGGCGGCATCTCGATCAAGCCCGCCGCGAGCATGGAGGACATGACCTCGGACATGTCCGGGGCTGCCGCGGTGATCGCGACCATGCTGCTGGCGGCCCGGCTCAACTACCCGCTGGAGATCACCGCGACCGTGCCGATGGCCGAGAACATGCCGTCGGGCACCGCGTACCGCCCCGGCGACGTGCTGACGATGTACGGCGGCAAGACCGTCGAGGTGCTCAACACCGACGCCGAGGGCCGGCTGATCCTGGTCGACGCCATCACGCGCGCCTGCGAGGACGAGCCGGACTACCTGATCGAGACGTCCACGCTGACCGGGGCGCAGCTGGTGGCACTGGGCAAGCGCACCCCCGGCGTGATGGGCAGCGACGACTTCCGCGACCGGGTGGCGCGGCTGTCGCAGGCCGTCGGCGAGGGCGGCTGGCCGATGCCGCTGCCCGAGGAACTGCGCGGCGACCTGGACTCCAAGCTCGCCGACCTGGCCAACATCACCGGACACCGCTGGGGCGGGATGCTCGCGGCGGGCATCTTCATCCAGGAGTTCGTCGCCGACGACGTGCAGTGGGCACACCTGGACATCGCCGGGCCCTCCTACAACACGAACGCCCCGTGGGGTTACACGCCGAAGGGCGGCACCGGCGTCCCGGTCCGGACCATCGCCGCAGTGCTGGCCGACATCGCCGACCAGGGCTGA
- a CDS encoding APC family permease, whose amino-acid sequence MAQQVESSDRLASGAGALPLALGGMLGVGVFVGPAPAAAAAGPWLPFGMLVALVAVACSASATAHQSVVYPGPGAAYACVRARMGVLPSRIGASAYLAGQVAAMAAIARVVGEFFLPAAAPQVASLALVLVVLSATVGLRIRGGAAWIWLTLTVAVLGLVVVTCFAIEPVPPIPSEPRLADSAVGIPGAAGVLFFAFLGFERLTMPAVEQDRYTWSAMKRGTVVSLVALAVVLSVVTAALVYQLGWSRLALSPTPIREVLTAAAAADLAPLVGVGAAVALLPVLLGALESFRSTALALVLDRDLPRVLGRTSSAGTPYLLDVTAGVAAAVVAILVEPVPAMAVASCCLLVYYAFVNAGSRLLLAEDHTWPMRAACLGMGLSVVLAMSMPISAMLATLVVVVIGPLATGGLSRRWS is encoded by the coding sequence GTGGCCCAACAGGTTGAATCGAGCGATCGCCTCGCATCCGGCGCGGGGGCACTACCGCTCGCGCTCGGCGGGATGCTGGGCGTGGGCGTTTTCGTGGGGCCAGCGCCCGCAGCCGCGGCAGCCGGCCCGTGGCTGCCGTTCGGAATGCTGGTCGCGCTCGTGGCCGTAGCGTGTTCGGCGTCGGCGACCGCCCACCAGTCCGTGGTCTACCCGGGGCCAGGTGCGGCGTACGCCTGCGTACGGGCGCGGATGGGCGTGCTGCCATCGAGGATCGGGGCCAGCGCCTACCTGGCCGGGCAGGTCGCCGCGATGGCCGCGATCGCACGGGTGGTGGGCGAGTTCTTCTTGCCCGCGGCAGCGCCGCAGGTCGCTTCGCTGGCGTTGGTGCTGGTCGTGCTCTCGGCGACGGTCGGGCTGCGGATCCGGGGCGGGGCCGCCTGGATCTGGCTCACGCTGACCGTCGCGGTGCTCGGCCTCGTCGTCGTGACCTGTTTCGCGATCGAACCGGTGCCGCCGATCCCGAGCGAGCCGCGGCTGGCTGACAGCGCGGTGGGCATCCCCGGCGCGGCCGGGGTGCTGTTCTTCGCGTTCCTCGGCTTCGAGCGTTTGACGATGCCCGCCGTCGAGCAGGACCGCTACACCTGGTCGGCGATGAAGCGCGGCACCGTGGTTTCGCTGGTCGCGCTCGCGGTGGTCCTCTCGGTGGTGACCGCGGCGCTGGTGTACCAGCTCGGATGGTCGCGCCTGGCCCTGTCGCCGACCCCGATCCGCGAGGTGCTGACCGCCGCGGCGGCCGCCGACCTCGCGCCCCTGGTGGGAGTCGGTGCGGCGGTGGCGCTGCTGCCGGTGCTGCTGGGCGCGCTGGAGTCGTTCCGCTCCACGGCGCTGGCGCTGGTGCTAGACCGCGACCTGCCGCGGGTCCTAGGGCGCACCAGCAGTGCCGGGACGCCCTACCTGCTGGACGTGACCGCCGGTGTCGCCGCCGCCGTGGTGGCCATACTGGTCGAACCCGTTCCGGCGATGGCCGTCGCGTCCTGCTGCCTGCTCGTGTACTACGCCTTCGTCAATGCCGGGTCCCGGCTCCTGCTGGCCGAGGACCACACCTGGCCGATGCGCGCGGCATGCCTGGGTATGGGGTTATCTGTCGTTCTCGCGATGAGCATGCCGATTTCTGCGATGCTTGCGACGCTTGTTGTCGTTGTAATCGGTCCTTTGGCGACGGGAGGGCTATCCCGTCGCTGGAGCTAA
- a CDS encoding DUF402 domain-containing protein encodes MPNTSVGNISLKTSGETLKWAPGGEVLYSFWRLDDSLGTVHPARVVADDGDQLLCWVLDGTPIRITTSPDGRSPRQMPLSERFNGPRVPAKSTWRGTSTLRLVFEHRWASVWWFFEPDGTFRNWYVNLEVPWGRDATGVRRVDGVLDVEVFPDGCWSWKDENEVPDALAAGRFDERHLSRLQAEGERMIALAEAGRFPFDGTYCDARPDPEWALPSLPEGLLLA; translated from the coding sequence ATGCCCAATACGAGTGTTGGCAACATATCCCTGAAAACTTCCGGTGAAACGCTGAAATGGGCGCCCGGCGGGGAAGTGCTCTACAGCTTTTGGCGGCTTGACGACTCGCTCGGCACCGTCCATCCGGCACGGGTCGTCGCTGATGACGGTGATCAGCTGTTGTGCTGGGTTCTGGACGGCACACCGATCCGGATCACCACCTCCCCGGACGGCCGGTCGCCGCGCCAGATGCCGTTGTCCGAACGCTTCAACGGCCCGCGGGTGCCGGCAAAGTCGACTTGGCGCGGCACCTCGACGCTGCGCCTGGTGTTCGAGCACCGCTGGGCTTCGGTCTGGTGGTTCTTCGAACCCGACGGCACCTTCCGCAACTGGTACGTGAATCTGGAAGTGCCGTGGGGGCGGGACGCCACCGGAGTCCGGCGCGTCGACGGGGTGCTGGACGTCGAGGTGTTCCCGGACGGGTGCTGGTCCTGGAAGGACGAGAACGAAGTACCCGATGCACTGGCCGCCGGGCGGTTCGATGAGCGCCACCTGAGCCGGCTGCAGGCCGAGGGCGAACGCATGATCGCGCTGGCCGAGGCGGGCCGCTTCCCGTTCGATGGCACCTATTGCGACGCCCGACCCGATCCGGAGTGGGCACTACCGTCCCTCCCGGAGGGACTGCTGCTCGCTTGA
- a CDS encoding branched-chain amino acid aminotransferase: MTEALSFTRTPNPQPASDERRAEVLANPGFGRYFTDHMVTIKWTEDRGWHDAAVEPYHSLELDPATSVLHYAQAIFEGLKAYHQPDGSIAAFRPDENARRFQRSAQRIAMARLPEELFLESLRELVAVDRGWVPTAEESSLYLRPFMISTQVGLGVNHPSNAYLYALIASPAGSYFASGIKPVTVWLSHEYVRAAPGGTGAAKFAGNYAASFLAQAEAVEQGCDQVVWLDACERHVVEEMGGMNLFFVYGSGSDTRLVTPSLSGSLLPGVTRSSLLELGRELGMQVEERRITVEEWEKKATAGEITEVFACGTAAVITPVGHVKHRDGEFAIGDGQPGEVTMTLRERLTGIQHGTVADTHGWMTKLD, from the coding sequence ATGACTGAAGCGCTGTCTTTCACCCGGACCCCCAACCCGCAACCGGCCAGCGACGAGCGCCGGGCGGAAGTATTGGCGAATCCCGGGTTCGGACGGTACTTCACCGATCACATGGTGACGATTAAGTGGACCGAGGACCGAGGTTGGCACGACGCGGCCGTGGAGCCGTACCACTCGCTGGAGCTCGACCCGGCGACCTCGGTCCTGCACTACGCGCAGGCGATCTTCGAGGGCCTCAAGGCATACCACCAGCCCGACGGTTCGATCGCCGCGTTCCGCCCGGACGAGAACGCGCGGCGGTTCCAGCGCTCGGCGCAGCGGATCGCGATGGCGCGGTTGCCCGAGGAGTTGTTCCTTGAGTCGCTGCGGGAGCTGGTCGCGGTGGACCGCGGCTGGGTGCCCACCGCCGAGGAGAGCTCGCTGTACCTGCGGCCGTTCATGATCTCTACCCAGGTCGGCCTCGGGGTCAACCACCCGTCCAACGCCTACCTGTACGCGCTGATCGCCTCCCCGGCCGGTTCGTACTTCGCCAGCGGCATCAAGCCGGTCACCGTGTGGCTCAGCCACGAGTACGTGCGCGCGGCGCCCGGCGGCACCGGTGCGGCGAAGTTCGCGGGCAACTACGCCGCGTCCTTCCTCGCGCAGGCCGAGGCCGTGGAGCAGGGCTGCGACCAGGTGGTGTGGCTGGACGCGTGCGAGCGGCATGTGGTCGAGGAAATGGGCGGCATGAACCTGTTCTTCGTGTACGGGTCCGGTTCGGACACCCGCCTGGTGACCCCGTCGCTCAGCGGCAGCCTGCTGCCCGGCGTGACCCGCTCGTCGCTGCTGGAGCTGGGCCGCGAGCTGGGCATGCAGGTGGAGGAGCGGCGGATCACCGTCGAGGAGTGGGAGAAGAAGGCCACAGCCGGTGAGATCACCGAGGTGTTCGCCTGCGGCACCGCCGCGGTCATCACCCCGGTCGGCCACGTCAAGCACCGCGACGGCGAGTTCGCCATCGGCGACGGCCAGCCGGGCGAGGTGACGATGACGCTGCGCGAGCGTCTGACCGGCATCCAGCACGGCACGGTCGCCGACACCCACGGCTGGATGACCAAGCTCGACTGA
- the cobS gene encoding adenosylcobinamide-GDP ribazoletransferase, which produces MDGLRLAVSWLSVLPVPAQRVDDRTCRQAISFAPLVGALVGGFGAAALWALTALGSPPLLAGLLTVAVLVLVTRGMHVDGLADTVDGLGCYGPPDRALSVMRDGGAGPFAVVALILVLGVQAVSLAELVDAPLTVVLACAVGRAGFVLCCRAGVPAARPEGMGALVASTQPTWLVTAWWLALFAVAVLGFGWHAAVAVALAAALLLALTWHARRRFGGITGDVLGAASELATTAILAGAALG; this is translated from the coding sequence TTGGACGGCCTGCGCCTGGCGGTGTCGTGGCTCAGCGTGCTGCCGGTGCCGGCCCAGCGCGTTGATGACCGCACCTGCCGCCAGGCGATCTCCTTCGCTCCGCTGGTCGGCGCCCTGGTCGGCGGCTTCGGCGCCGCCGCGCTCTGGGCGCTGACCGCTCTCGGCAGCCCGCCGCTGCTGGCCGGTTTGCTCACCGTCGCGGTGTTGGTGCTGGTCACGCGGGGTATGCACGTGGATGGCCTGGCGGACACGGTGGATGGCCTCGGCTGCTATGGGCCGCCGGATCGCGCGCTGAGCGTGATGCGTGACGGCGGCGCCGGGCCGTTCGCGGTGGTCGCGCTGATCCTCGTGCTCGGTGTCCAAGCGGTCAGCCTCGCCGAACTGGTGGATGCGCCGCTCACGGTCGTCCTGGCTTGCGCGGTCGGCCGTGCGGGATTCGTGCTGTGCTGCCGCGCCGGCGTACCAGCCGCGCGCCCGGAAGGCATGGGGGCCTTGGTGGCGAGCACTCAACCGACCTGGCTGGTCACGGCCTGGTGGCTGGCGCTGTTCGCGGTGGCGGTACTTGGCTTCGGCTGGCATGCGGCGGTCGCGGTAGCCCTCGCCGCAGCGCTGCTGCTCGCCCTCACCTGGCACGCCCGACGCCGGTTCGGCGGGATCACCGGGGACGTCCTTGGCGCAGCCTCGGAGCTCGCCACTACCGCCATCCTCGCGGGCGCGGCACTCGGCTGA
- the cobT gene encoding nicotinate-nucleotide--dimethylbenzimidazole phosphoribosyltransferase, with product MSTDQNQPGPTGFPAVPAPDEQTRRQAVARHEQLTKPAGSLGRLEELGVWVAARQGSCPPRPFTRPRVVIFAGDHGIAAHGVSAYPSEVTGQMVGNFLSGGAAVNVLASNAGATVRVVDMAVNTDTPPVISAHKVRRGSGAIDREDALTAAEADAAVNAGRTIADEEVDSGADLLIAGDMGIGNTTPAAVLIAALTGTEPVAVVGRGTGIDDNAWMRKTAAIRDALRRARKVLNDPVALLRTSAGADIAALAGFLAQAAVRRTPVLLDGVVVGAAALVAEELAPGARQWWLAGHRSAEPGGPLVLDHLDLTPVLDLQMRLGEGSGALTALPVVTAAVRVLGEMATFAEAGVGGPTEAEATGPTA from the coding sequence TTGTCCACCGACCAGAACCAGCCCGGCCCGACCGGGTTCCCGGCGGTACCGGCCCCCGATGAGCAGACCCGGCGGCAGGCGGTCGCCCGGCACGAGCAGTTGACCAAGCCGGCCGGTTCGCTGGGGCGGCTGGAGGAACTCGGGGTCTGGGTCGCGGCCCGGCAGGGCAGCTGCCCGCCGCGCCCGTTCACCCGCCCCCGCGTGGTCATCTTCGCCGGGGACCACGGCATCGCGGCGCACGGCGTCTCGGCCTACCCCAGCGAGGTGACCGGCCAGATGGTCGGCAACTTCCTCAGCGGCGGCGCGGCGGTGAATGTGCTGGCTTCGAACGCGGGGGCGACGGTGCGAGTGGTGGACATGGCCGTCAACACCGACACCCCACCGGTGATCAGCGCGCACAAGGTGCGGCGCGGGTCGGGTGCGATCGACCGCGAGGACGCCCTCACCGCCGCCGAGGCGGACGCCGCCGTCAACGCCGGACGCACCATCGCCGACGAGGAGGTGGACTCCGGCGCCGACCTGCTGATCGCCGGGGACATGGGCATCGGCAACACCACCCCGGCCGCGGTGCTGATCGCCGCGCTCACCGGGACCGAGCCGGTGGCGGTGGTCGGCCGCGGGACCGGTATCGACGACAACGCCTGGATGCGCAAGACCGCCGCGATCCGGGACGCGCTGCGTCGCGCCCGCAAGGTGCTGAACGACCCGGTGGCGTTGCTGCGGACCTCGGCAGGGGCCGACATCGCCGCGCTGGCCGGGTTCCTGGCGCAGGCGGCGGTGCGGCGCACCCCGGTGCTGCTCGACGGGGTCGTGGTGGGCGCGGCCGCACTGGTCGCCGAGGAGCTCGCACCCGGCGCGCGCCAGTGGTGGCTGGCCGGGCACCGCTCCGCCGAACCCGGTGGTCCGCTGGTGCTCGACCATCTCGATCTCACCCCGGTTCTCGATCTGCAGATGCGCCTGGGCGAGGGCTCCGGGGCGCTGACCGCGCTGCCGGTGGTGACCGCGGCGGTGCGGGTGCTCGGCGAGATGGCGACCTTCGCCGAGGCTGGCGTCGGCGGCCCCACCGAAGCCGAGGCGACCGGACCGACGGCGTGA
- the cobU gene encoding bifunctional adenosylcobinamide kinase/adenosylcobinamide-phosphate guanylyltransferase has product MAVRTLVLGGARSGKSAHAEGLLPESAPVTYVATARRDPDDPEWAERIATHVARRPGTWRTVEAGDADSLRRVLADVDAEATVLVDDLATWLTAVLDDAGAWDRDPAALSAVAGHCTRLVEAVAGCAARLVIVSAEVGLGVVPATRSGRLFRDELGSLNARLAEVCDEVVLLVAGQPLRLR; this is encoded by the coding sequence GTGGCAGTTCGCACGCTCGTGCTCGGCGGTGCCCGGTCCGGCAAGTCCGCGCATGCCGAGGGGTTGCTGCCGGAGTCCGCACCCGTCACCTACGTCGCGACCGCGCGTCGTGATCCGGACGACCCCGAGTGGGCCGAACGGATCGCCACGCACGTCGCACGGCGGCCGGGCACCTGGCGCACCGTGGAAGCCGGGGACGCCGACTCGCTGCGCCGCGTGCTGGCCGACGTCGACGCCGAGGCGACAGTGCTGGTAGACGACCTGGCGACCTGGCTGACCGCAGTGCTCGACGACGCCGGTGCGTGGGATCGCGATCCGGCCGCGCTGTCGGCGGTGGCCGGGCACTGCACCCGGTTGGTCGAGGCGGTCGCGGGGTGCGCCGCGCGGTTGGTGATCGTTTCCGCCGAAGTCGGGCTCGGGGTCGTGCCGGCGACCAGGTCTGGCAGATTGTTCCGGGACGAACTGGGCTCGCTCAACGCGCGGCTCGCCGAGGTGTGCGACGAGGTCGTCCTGCTCGTGGCCGGACAGCCACTTCGACTGCGCTGA
- a CDS encoding DUF3043 domain-containing protein translates to MRFLRRSSAEQTATTDTETGQAAADHAPNRTPKKGKPTPKRREAEGKRRGPVPPPPKTQREAIKRSRGNKEERRQAAKERRERMMQGDDRYLMPRDKGPVRAYVRDLVDTRRHLMGMFMPLVLIVFATTLAQNLVLQQYATLACMVLLVMMVVEGTLLGRYVNKRVRAKFPDAKDRPFSLGWYAFARAMQIRKLRVPRPRYTPKDLAKLG, encoded by the coding sequence GTGAGGTTCCTTCGCCGTAGCAGCGCTGAGCAGACCGCCACCACCGACACCGAGACCGGTCAGGCTGCGGCGGACCATGCCCCCAATCGCACCCCCAAGAAGGGCAAGCCGACCCCGAAGCGCCGAGAGGCCGAGGGCAAGCGGCGCGGCCCGGTTCCGCCGCCGCCGAAGACGCAGCGGGAGGCGATCAAGCGGTCCCGCGGCAACAAGGAAGAGCGCAGGCAGGCGGCGAAAGAACGTCGCGAGCGGATGATGCAGGGCGACGACCGCTACCTGATGCCCCGCGACAAGGGCCCGGTGCGCGCCTACGTCCGCGACCTGGTCGATACCCGTCGGCACCTGATGGGCATGTTCATGCCGCTGGTGCTGATCGTGTTCGCCACCACGCTGGCGCAGAACCTGGTGCTCCAGCAGTACGCGACGCTGGCGTGCATGGTGCTGCTGGTGATGATGGTCGTCGAGGGCACCCTGCTCGGCCGGTACGTGAACAAGCGGGTGCGCGCGAAATTCCCGGACGCCAAGGACCGCCCCTTCTCGCTGGGCTGGTACGCCTTCGCACGGGCCATGCAGATCCGCAAGCTGCGGGTCCCCCGCCCCCGCTACACCCCCAAGGATCTGGCCAAACTCGGCTGA
- a CDS encoding HesB/IscA family protein produces the protein MTAPNTTTESEAPAHGVTLTDAAAHKAKALLDQEGRDDMHLRIAVQPGGCAGLRYQLFFDERTLDGDARRDFEGLGVVVDRMSAPYLQGAVIDFVDSIEKQGFTIDNPNAGGSCACGDSFH, from the coding sequence ATGACCGCCCCGAACACCACGACCGAGAGCGAGGCGCCCGCCCACGGTGTCACGTTGACCGACGCGGCCGCCCACAAGGCCAAGGCCCTGCTGGACCAAGAGGGCCGTGACGACATGCACTTGCGCATCGCCGTCCAGCCCGGTGGCTGCGCAGGCCTGCGCTACCAGCTCTTCTTCGACGAGCGCACCCTCGACGGCGACGCGCGACGGGACTTCGAGGGCCTTGGTGTGGTCGTCGACCGGATGAGCGCTCCCTACCTGCAGGGCGCGGTGATCGACTTCGTCGATTCCATCGAGAAGCAGGGCTTCACCATTGACAACCCGAACGCGGGCGGGTCGTGCGCCTGCGGTGACTCGTTCCACTGA
- a CDS encoding RNA-binding S4 domain-containing protein, translating into MREVEIRDDMIRLGQLLKLAGLVEHGAEAKALLEDGQVEVNGAVETRRGKQLVEGDEIVLGGEVVRVVAH; encoded by the coding sequence ATGCGCGAAGTGGAGATCCGGGACGACATGATCCGGCTAGGGCAGTTGCTGAAGCTGGCCGGCCTCGTCGAACACGGTGCGGAGGCGAAGGCACTGCTGGAGGACGGCCAGGTCGAGGTCAACGGCGCGGTCGAAACCCGCCGCGGCAAGCAACTGGTCGAGGGCGACGAGATAGTGCTGGGCGGTGAGGTCGTCCGGGTCGTGGCCCACTGA